From Pararhodobacter zhoushanensis, the proteins below share one genomic window:
- the betI gene encoding choline-binding transcriptional repressor BetI — MPKIGMEPIRRASLIKATIAEIGHVGTLEVTVSRIAKRAGMSSALAHHYFGSKEAMFLAAMRHVMTVYGAEVRGALAAADTPEARAKAVIRASFTGANFRREVVAAWLNFYVLAQGRPEARRLLSIYQRRMVSNLTHALRPPLGDRAVDVAHSIAAMIDGAYLHAALGDEEQDARRVKARIEDYLTLALKGI, encoded by the coding sequence ATGCCCAAGATCGGGATGGAGCCTATACGACGGGCATCGCTGATCAAGGCCACAATCGCCGAAATCGGCCATGTGGGAACGCTGGAGGTAACGGTCAGCCGGATTGCCAAGCGGGCCGGGATGTCCTCGGCGCTGGCGCACCATTATTTCGGCTCGAAAGAGGCGATGTTTCTGGCCGCGATGCGTCATGTCATGACGGTCTACGGGGCCGAAGTGCGCGGCGCGCTGGCTGCCGCCGACACGCCCGAGGCGCGCGCCAAGGCCGTCATCCGGGCGTCGTTCACCGGGGCGAACTTTCGCCGTGAGGTCGTCGCCGCGTGGCTCAATTTCTACGTGCTGGCGCAGGGCCGGCCTGAAGCCCGCCGCCTGCTCAGCATCTATCAGCGCCGCATGGTGTCGAACCTGACCCACGCGCTGCGCCCGCCGCTGGGCGACCGGGCCGTCGATGTCGCGCATTCCATCGCGGCGATGATCGACGGGGCCTATCTGCACGCGGCTCTGGGCGATGAAGAACAAGACGCTCGCCGGGTGAAAGCCCGGATCGAGGATTATCTGACACTGGCGTTGAAAGGGATCTGA
- the choX gene encoding choline ABC transporter substrate-binding protein, protein MSLTRLSMTTAALALASAPALANCDVVRFSDVGWTDITATTAATSTILEALGYETEVTVLSVPVTYTSMASGDIDVFLGNWMPTMEGDIAPYREAGTVDTVRMNLSGAKYTLATNAAGAALGITDFASIATHAEALEDRIYGIEPGNDGNRLIMDMIDADAFSLDGFEVIESSEQGMLAQVERADRRDEPVVFLGWEPHPMNANFDMTYLAGGDDYFGPNYGGAEVYTNTRAGYVGECPNVGTLLNNLEFTLAMENEIMGAILNDGTDPNEAAASWLAAHPDVLGPWLEGVTTRDGGDAMAAVTAALAG, encoded by the coding sequence ATGTCCCTAACCCGTTTGAGCATGACCACAGCCGCCCTCGCGCTGGCCTCGGCCCCTGCGCTTGCCAACTGTGATGTTGTCCGCTTTTCCGATGTCGGCTGGACCGACATCACCGCCACCACCGCTGCCACCTCGACCATTCTCGAGGCGCTGGGGTATGAAACCGAAGTGACCGTGCTTTCGGTTCCGGTGACCTATACCTCGATGGCCTCGGGGGATATCGACGTGTTTCTGGGCAACTGGATGCCGACGATGGAGGGCGACATTGCCCCCTACCGTGAGGCGGGCACCGTCGACACCGTGCGCATGAACCTGTCGGGCGCAAAATACACGCTGGCCACCAACGCCGCCGGGGCCGCGCTGGGCATCACCGATTTCGCCAGCATCGCGACGCATGCCGAAGCGCTGGAAGACCGCATTTACGGCATCGAGCCGGGCAATGACGGCAACCGGCTGATCATGGACATGATCGACGCCGACGCGTTCAGCCTTGATGGCTTTGAAGTCATCGAAAGCTCGGAACAGGGCATGCTGGCTCAGGTCGAGCGTGCCGACCGCCGCGACGAGCCGGTGGTGTTCCTGGGCTGGGAACCGCACCCGATGAACGCCAATTTCGACATGACCTATCTGGCCGGGGGTGATGACTATTTCGGCCCGAACTATGGCGGCGCCGAGGTCTATACCAACACCCGCGCCGGCTATGTCGGCGAATGCCCGAATGTCGGCACGCTGCTGAACAACCTCGAATTCACGCTGGCGATGGAAAACGAGATCATGGGCGCGATCCTAAACGATGGCACCGATCCGAACGAGGCCGCCGCGAGCTGGCTGGCCGCGCATCCCGATGTGCTGGGCCCGTGGCTGGAGGGGGTGACCACCCGCGACGGTGGCGATGCGATGGCGGCTGTGACCGCCGCGCTGGCAGGATAA
- the choW gene encoding choline ABC transporter permease subunit, with amino-acid sequence MEWIKAAGLAVVNAVIWIAVALYDFVIWAVFALVWFVQWLPQRLLGLTDERLPVGDTAERGFDYVQAGAESFFDGLSAVLQAIIDLILAVMLRAPGINWFDGGRRYEPYFDWWTPERHSLLIIAGFVLLAWMLQRNWKVCLLVLIGFVFILDQGYWEQTAESLTLVLTACLVCMGIGVPIGIAVAHRPKLYAWIAPVLDLMQTLPTFVYLIPAIVFFGLGMVPGLIATVIFVVPAPIRLTYLGISSTPPALLEAAQAFGGTKRQVLWKVELPSAYPQIMAGLNQTIMLSLSMVVIAALVGARGLGVPVVRALNTVNTSLGFESGMVIVVVAIILDRMLRVGKKS; translated from the coding sequence GTGGAATGGATCAAGGCAGCCGGTCTGGCTGTGGTCAATGCGGTTATCTGGATCGCCGTTGCGCTCTATGATTTCGTGATCTGGGCGGTGTTCGCGCTGGTCTGGTTCGTGCAATGGCTGCCGCAACGGCTGCTGGGCCTGACCGACGAGCGTCTTCCTGTCGGTGACACCGCCGAACGCGGCTTTGACTATGTGCAGGCCGGGGCCGAGTCGTTCTTTGACGGGCTGTCCGCCGTGCTGCAAGCGATCATTGACCTCATTCTGGCCGTCATGTTGCGGGCACCGGGGATCAACTGGTTCGACGGCGGTCGCCGGTACGAACCCTATTTCGACTGGTGGACGCCCGAGCGTCACAGCCTGCTGATCATCGCCGGTTTCGTCCTGCTCGCCTGGATGCTGCAGCGCAACTGGAAGGTTTGCCTGCTGGTGCTGATCGGCTTTGTGTTCATTCTGGATCAGGGGTACTGGGAGCAAACCGCCGAAAGCCTGACGCTGGTGCTGACCGCCTGTCTGGTCTGCATGGGCATCGGGGTGCCCATAGGCATCGCCGTCGCGCACCGGCCCAAGCTTTACGCCTGGATCGCGCCGGTGCTGGACCTGATGCAGACCCTGCCGACCTTCGTCTATCTGATCCCGGCCATCGTGTTCTTCGGTCTGGGCATGGTCCCCGGCCTGATCGCCACGGTGATCTTTGTCGTGCCTGCGCCGATCCGCCTGACCTATCTGGGCATCTCCAGCACCCCGCCCGCCCTGCTTGAGGCCGCGCAGGCCTTTGGCGGCACGAAGCGGCAGGTGCTGTGGAAGGTCGAACTGCCCTCGGCCTATCCGCAGATCATGGCCGGGCTGAACCAGACGATCATGCTGTCGCTGTCGATGGTGGTGATCGCCGCGCTGGTGGGCGCGCGCGGGCTGGGCGTGCCGGTGGTGCGGGCGCTGAACACGGTGAACACCTCGCTGGGCTTTGAAAGCGGCATGGTGATTGTCGTGGTGGCGATCATTCTGGACCGGATGCTGCGCGTGGGGAAAAAATCATGA
- the choV gene encoding choline ABC transporter ATP-binding protein — protein sequence MSDTVEAPEAAPVDHTGPKTVVSFQHVSIVFGDNPWKAIPLMETGQSRADIQKETGQVLGVHDCSLDVAEGEILVLMGLSGSGKSTLLRAVNGLNPIVQGDVLVHDGKEMVSVPKASAKVQRQICTDAVAMVFQQFGLLPWRTVRDNVGFGLELAGIKRRERNRRVDEQLALVGLSQWAERKVGELSGGMQQRVGLARAFATNAPILLMDEPFSALDPLIRTRLQDELLDLQARVKRTIIFVSHDLDEAFKIGNRIAIMEGGRIIQCGTPAEIYTRPANAYVAEFVAHMNPLGVLTARDAMVPAPRPAPTGLTLPADTPLRDAMISLSDARGRILLTEGGQVVGMLTDASAVAALVAKRGDETGSEEDA from the coding sequence ATGAGCGATACCGTCGAGGCCCCCGAGGCCGCCCCCGTCGACCACACGGGCCCCAAGACCGTGGTGTCGTTCCAGCACGTTTCCATCGTGTTCGGTGACAACCCGTGGAAGGCCATCCCCCTGATGGAAACCGGCCAGTCGCGGGCCGATATCCAGAAAGAGACGGGCCAGGTGCTGGGCGTGCATGATTGCTCGCTCGACGTGGCCGAGGGGGAAATTCTGGTGCTGATGGGCCTGTCCGGTTCGGGCAAGTCCACGCTTTTGCGCGCGGTGAACGGGCTGAACCCTATCGTGCAGGGCGACGTGCTGGTGCATGACGGCAAGGAGATGGTCAGCGTGCCCAAGGCCAGCGCCAAGGTGCAACGCCAGATCTGCACGGATGCAGTGGCGATGGTGTTCCAGCAATTCGGCCTGCTGCCCTGGCGGACCGTGCGCGACAATGTCGGCTTCGGGCTGGAGCTGGCGGGCATCAAGCGCCGCGAACGCAACCGCCGGGTGGACGAGCAACTGGCGCTGGTCGGCCTGTCGCAATGGGCCGAGCGCAAGGTGGGCGAGCTGTCGGGCGGCATGCAGCAGCGCGTCGGGCTGGCGCGCGCCTTTGCCACCAACGCGCCGATCCTGCTTATGGACGAGCCGTTCTCGGCGCTGGACCCGTTGATCCGCACCCGGTTGCAGGATGAGCTTCTGGACCTGCAGGCCCGCGTCAAGCGGACGATCATCTTTGTCAGTCACGATCTGGACGAGGCGTTCAAGATCGGCAACCGCATCGCGATCATGGAGGGCGGGCGCATCATCCAGTGCGGCACCCCGGCCGAGATCTACACCCGGCCCGCGAATGCCTATGTCGCGGAATTCGTCGCGCATATGAACCCGCTGGGCGTGCTGACCGCGCGGGATGCCATGGTGCCAGCCCCGCGCCCGGCGCCGACCGGCCTGACCCTGCCCGCCGACACGCCACTGCGCGACGCGATGATCAGCCTGAGCGACGCGCGCGGCCGCATTCTGCTGACCGAGGGCGGACAGGTTGTCGGGATGCTGACCGATGCCAGCGCGGTCGCTGCGCTGGTCGCCAAGCGCGGTGACGAGACGGGGAGCGAGGAAGACGCGTAA
- a CDS encoding CAP domain-containing protein: MILRVLTLLMLFATPLWAACEVPGSLGALRTELLVLTNAERAGQGLPALRMDARLTEAAQTQACRMADRGRLSHRGSWFAGLGRRLRREDYPYATAVENTGMGHRDAPQIIRGWMDSPEHRVNMLNPAVRDAGYGVARAGDGQLHWSMVAAAQQ, translated from the coding sequence ATGATCCTGCGCGTTCTCACCCTGCTGATGCTGTTTGCGACGCCGCTCTGGGCGGCGTGCGAGGTTCCGGGCAGCCTGGGCGCCTTGCGCACCGAGCTGCTGGTGCTGACCAATGCCGAGCGTGCCGGTCAGGGCCTTCCCGCCCTGCGCATGGATGCCCGCCTGACCGAGGCTGCGCAGACACAGGCCTGCCGCATGGCCGACCGGGGGCGGTTGTCGCATCGCGGCAGCTGGTTCGCCGGGCTGGGACGACGGTTGCGGCGTGAGGATTACCCCTACGCCACGGCGGTCGAGAATACCGGCATGGGCCACCGCGATGCGCCGCAGATCATCCGGGGCTGGATGGACTCGCCCGAGCACCGGGTGAACATGCTCAACCCGGCGGTGCGCGACGCAGGCTATGGCGTCGCGCGGGCCGGGGATGGCCAGCTGCACTGGTCGATGGTTGCCGCCGCGCAGCAGTGA
- a CDS encoding DMT family transporter, with amino-acid sequence MAARGDKPVAGVLWMLASGLCFVGLTAGVKHMGQEIPAAQSAFLRYLLGLIFLLPMINAMRREPMTPALWRAFGWRGLMHTFGVILWFFAMTRIPLAEVSAMGYLNPILISIGAVLFLGERIRLRRIMAIIIAILGALIILRPGLRELNAGHLAMLVTSVFFATSYLMAKRLSDQVSPTMIVGMLSITVTIGLAPFAIAVWEPITWTQAGWFLMLAGFATAGHYLMTFAFAAAPISVTQPVTALQLVWSVTLGALLFSEPVDMWVVGGGGMIVSAVIFIALREHQLRRAEKSASVSA; translated from the coding sequence ATGGCGGCCCGCGGCGACAAGCCGGTCGCCGGGGTGCTGTGGATGCTGGCGTCGGGCCTGTGTTTTGTCGGCCTGACGGCGGGCGTCAAGCACATGGGGCAAGAGATCCCGGCAGCGCAATCGGCCTTTCTGCGCTATCTGCTCGGCCTGATCTTTCTGCTGCCGATGATCAACGCGATGCGCCGCGAGCCGATGACACCGGCGCTGTGGCGCGCCTTTGGCTGGCGCGGGCTGATGCACACCTTTGGGGTGATCTTGTGGTTCTTTGCCATGACGCGCATCCCCTTGGCCGAGGTTTCGGCAATGGGATACCTGAACCCGATCCTGATCTCGATTGGCGCGGTGCTGTTTCTGGGCGAACGCATACGCCTGCGCCGGATCATGGCCATCATCATCGCCATTCTGGGCGCACTGATCATCCTGCGGCCGGGCCTGCGAGAGTTGAACGCCGGGCATCTGGCGATGCTGGTTACGTCAGTGTTCTTTGCGACGTCGTATCTGATGGCCAAACGGTTGAGCGATCAGGTCTCGCCGACGATGATCGTTGGCATGCTCTCGATCACCGTCACCATCGGTCTGGCCCCGTTTGCCATCGCCGTGTGGGAGCCGATCACCTGGACGCAGGCCGGCTGGTTCCTGATGCTGGCCGGTTTCGCCACGGCGGGGCATTACCTGATGACCTTTGCCTTCGCCGCCGCGCCGATCTCTGTCACGCAGCCGGTGACCGCGTTGCAACTGGTCTGGTCTGTCACGCTGGGCGCGCTGCTGTTCAGCGAGCCGGTCGACATGTGGGTTGTCGGCGGCGGGGGGATGATCGTCTCTGCCGTGATCTTCATCGCCCTTCGCGAGCACCAGTTGCGCCGTGCCGAAAAATCGGCCAGCGTTTCGGCATGA